The following coding sequences are from one Liolophura sinensis isolate JHLJ2023 chromosome 12, CUHK_Ljap_v2, whole genome shotgun sequence window:
- the LOC135479417 gene encoding Golgi-associated plant pathogenesis-related protein 1-like has protein sequence MGCTSSKSEDVTKTQESVKQDIPEIVVDKVEAFKDYEILCLDKHNSFRSKHGGPDMALNRDLCDMAQKYAEFLLQNDKFEHCNRAGRKYDGQYVGENLGYYMGPDYENYDATENWYNEINDYDFSSPGFIKGTGHFTQVVWKSSTQLGVGKAMDPNTQKTMIVARYCPGGNVAGVFPENVTSPS, from the exons CAGGAGTCAGTAAAACAGGATATTCCCGAAATTGTTGTCGACAAAGTTGAAGCCTTTAAAGACTACGAAATCCTTTGTCTGGATAAGCACAACAGCTTCCGTTCTAAACATGGCGGACCGGATATGGCCTTGAACCGTGACCTCTGCGATATGGCGCAGAAGTACGCGGAATTTCTCTTGCAGAACGACAAGTTTGAGCACTGTAACAGAGCTGGGCGGAAGTATGACGGTCAATATGTGGGAGAAAACCTAGGTTACTACATGGGGCCAGATTACGAGAACTATGACG caACTGAGAACTGGTACAACGAGATTAACGATTACGACTTCAGCTCCCCGGGGTTTATAAAAGGCACCG GACACTTTACCCAGGTTGTATGGAAAAGCAGCACTCAGCTCGGAGTAGGAAAAGCAATGGATCCCAACACCCAAAAAACCATGATTGTGGCGCGATATTGTCCAGGTGGAAACGTCGCTGGTGTGTTTCCAGAGAATGTGACGTCACCCAGCTAG
- the LOC135479211 gene encoding Golgi-associated plant pathogenesis-related protein 1-like — protein MGCTCGKGSKTEETELQVSGRETRVVKKTTKIVIVKGKKPTKHVEVTSRVTSSGGATPSKGKSKAIKLDKTTNKAGKKGKEPKSKQKKAEKAKTKKSVKEDAKEGLKAHNNYRAKHKVPGLKLNSGLSKAAQKWAETLLKTNRFEHADKKSRQHRGKYVGENIAYYQGGGDYSAADATKSWYDEIQKYSFNAPGTRAGTGHFTQVVWKATKELGIGRAEDPNTGKVIIVGRYLPGGNVVGKYQENVLRPR, from the exons ATGGGTTGTACCTGCGGGAAAGGGTCCAAAACTGAGGAGACAGAATTACAAGTATCCGGGAGGGAAACCCGTGTTGTCAAAAAGACTACCAAGATAGTCATTGTCAAAGGG AAGAAACCAACCAAGCATGTCGAAGTTACGTCAAGAGTAACAAGCTCAGGAGGGGCTACTCCGAGTAAAGGCAAAAGCAAAGCCATTAAACTCGATAAAACGACAAATAAAGCAGGAAAGAAGGGAAAAGAACCgaaaagcaaacagaaaaaagCGGAAAAGGCGAAGACAAAGAAATCGGTGAAGGAAGATGCGAAAGAAGGGCTGAAAGCACACAACAATTACCGGGCAAAGCACAAAGTGCCGGGGCTCAAATTGAACAGTGGGCTCAGCAAAGCGGCTCAAAAATGGGCGGAAACTTTGCTCAAAACTAACAGGTTTGAGCACGCGGACAAGAAGTCCCGGCAGCACCGCGGGAAATACGTGGGAGAAAACATCGCTTATTATCAAGGAGGAGGGGACTATAGCG CCGCAGATGCCACGAAAAGTTGGTATGACGAGATTCAGAAATATAGTTTTAACGCACCGGGAACGCGGGCCGGCACAG ggCATTTCACTCAAGTGGTTTGGAAGGCAACAAAAGAGTTGGGCATTGGACGAGCCGAGGACCCGAATACGGGCAAGGTGATCATCGTGGGGCGATACTTACCCGGAGGCAACGTGGTGGGAAAATACCAGGAAAATGTACTTCGTCCCCGATAA